In Pseudomonadota bacterium, the genomic stretch GCCGGCCGTCCATGGCCGGCTTCCGAGGCGTCCGCCGCGAATCACATCGTGTGATTCGTTCGGCGGCCAATACCGCTATGAGCCAAGCCCGAACATCCGGCAACAATATCCCCCTAGTTGAGCTACCAGGTTGATTTGAGCAGTCCGGACGGACGAAAAAAGAGGACGACAACCACGGCTATATACGGAAAGGCAATGGCAAATTGGGGACATAGCAGGATACCAAGAGAATCCGTCAGACCAAAAATCAGAGCTCCAAGCAACGCTCCCCAGATATTGCCAAGGCCGCCAATAATCACAATCAAAAAAGCCTCAATGATAATGGCGTGATCCATACCCTGAACTATATTCTGGGTGGGAGCAACCAGCGCCCCGCCCAGTCCGGCAAGATAACAACCGATGACAAATACCCCGGCAAATACCCAGCTGACATTGATGCCGATCGCCCCGACCATTTCCCGGTCTACAGCCGCTGCCCGGGATATCTTGCCAATCCTGGTTTTATTGGTCAACAACCACAATCCAGCCGCCACCAGTGGTCCGAGAAGGAGCAGAAAGAGGTTATAGCGGGGAAAAGGAAACCCTGAAATCAAGAAATATCCCTGGAGGAATAAAGGCGCGGACAGACTCCGGTAATCCGAGCCCCAGATCAATTTAACCAGATCTCCACATACCAAGGCAAAAGAAAAAGTAAAAAGCAGGAGCATCAGATGCTCCCGCTCATAGAGATGAGAGATAAGGAA encodes the following:
- a CDS encoding branched-chain amino acid ABC transporter permease; amino-acid sequence: MEFAANITLAALAQQLLIGLSRTTILFIVASGLSLVLGVLRIPNIAHGSLYMIGAFLTYSIAIFFGQGALGFWVALLLSPLGVALLSLIFERFLISHLYEREHLMLLLFTFSFALVCGDLVKLIWGSDYRSLSAPLFLQGYFLISGFPFPRYNLFLLLLGPLVAAGLWLLTNKTRIGKISRAAAVDREMVGAIGINVSWVFAGVFVIGCYLAGLGGALVAPTQNIVQGMDHAIIIEAFLIVIIGGLGNIWGALLGALIFGLTDSLGILLCPQFAIAFPYIAVVVVLFFRPSGLLKSTW